Proteins encoded by one window of Massilia sp. NR 4-1:
- a CDS encoding heme biosynthesis protein HemY, producing the protein MAAAIGIAVTARFNPGNVVLFYPPYRIDLSLNFFVVLELLAFAVLYVALRALRATMKMPGRVAAYRQQKRERDGNKGLRDALKALFEGRFGHAEKAALRAADLPENAGVAALIGARAAHRMQQHSRRDSWLARIQDDNSMKTARLMTATELLVDDHKPEAALEAVRELNASGTRHIHALQWSLKAQQQAKNWPEVLRLVRSLDKHKALHPALSARLRELAYDDLLSDKSHDAESIRRVWASIPGVDRIKPYVACRAATALNARGLHHDARQVAEEALAANWDERIVRTYREAAAPAGSAALLAQIEHCERWMQARPTEPELALTLGSLCLKQKLWGKSQRYLEQALSDADGPQMVREAHLKLAQLHEALQQPEEAANHYRQCALATIL; encoded by the coding sequence ATGGCCGCAGCCATCGGTATCGCCGTGACGGCGCGCTTCAATCCTGGCAATGTGGTGCTGTTCTACCCGCCGTACCGCATCGACCTTTCGCTCAACTTCTTCGTTGTGCTGGAACTGCTGGCCTTTGCCGTGCTGTATGTGGCGCTGCGCGCGCTGCGCGCCACGATGAAGATGCCGGGCCGCGTCGCCGCCTATCGCCAGCAAAAGCGTGAGCGCGACGGCAACAAGGGTCTGCGCGACGCGCTCAAGGCCCTGTTCGAAGGCCGTTTCGGCCATGCCGAAAAAGCCGCGCTGCGCGCCGCCGACCTGCCGGAAAATGCCGGCGTGGCAGCGCTGATCGGTGCCCGCGCCGCCCACCGCATGCAGCAGCACTCGCGCCGCGACAGCTGGCTGGCCCGCATCCAGGACGACAACAGCATGAAGACGGCGCGCCTGATGACGGCCACCGAACTGCTGGTGGACGACCACAAGCCGGAAGCGGCGCTGGAAGCGGTGCGCGAACTGAACGCCAGCGGCACGCGCCACATCCACGCCCTGCAATGGTCGCTCAAGGCACAGCAGCAGGCCAAGAACTGGCCCGAGGTGCTGCGTCTGGTGCGCTCGCTGGACAAGCACAAGGCGCTGCATCCTGCGCTGTCGGCCCGCCTGCGCGAGCTGGCGTATGACGATCTGCTGTCGGACAAGTCGCACGACGCCGAGTCGATCCGCCGCGTCTGGGCCTCGATTCCAGGCGTCGACCGCATCAAGCCGTATGTCGCCTGCCGCGCCGCTACCGCCCTGAACGCGCGTGGCCTGCATCACGATGCGCGCCAGGTGGCCGAGGAAGCGCTGGCCGCGAACTGGGATGAGCGCATCGTGCGCACCTACCGCGAAGCCGCCGCGCCGGCCGGGTCGGCGGCCTTGCTGGCGCAGATCGAGCATTGCGAGCGCTGGATGCAGGCCCGTCCCACCGAGCCTGAGCTGGCGCTGACCCTGGGTTCGCTGTGCCTGAAGCAGAAGCTGTGGGGCAAGTCCCAGCGCTATCTGGAGCAGGCCCTGTCCGACGCCGACGGCCCGCAAATGG
- a CDS encoding GNAT family N-acetyltransferase has translation MKELENPIWTALAGAQSHLARTAGAALRFPPDIAPFAAVAEAGVALDEAALALIGADTYFLGALPQVASGWRLQELGAVLQMVYQGGALAAPPAAAICELAPDDPGMQELTALAFPGYFRPRTGELGRYIGLREAGRLIALSGERMDLGRWREVSAVCTHPAHTGQGYARLLVSHIMQGMLEQGVTPMLHVGAANVRARALYESMGFAPTRELRHAQLTK, from the coding sequence GTGAAAGAACTGGAAAACCCGATCTGGACGGCGCTCGCCGGCGCCCAGTCCCACCTGGCGCGGACGGCGGGCGCCGCGCTGCGCTTCCCGCCCGATATCGCCCCCTTTGCCGCCGTGGCGGAAGCCGGTGTTGCGCTGGACGAAGCGGCGCTGGCGCTGATCGGCGCCGATACCTACTTTCTTGGCGCCCTGCCGCAGGTGGCGTCCGGCTGGCGGTTGCAGGAGCTGGGCGCCGTGCTGCAGATGGTGTATCAGGGCGGGGCGCTGGCCGCGCCGCCCGCTGCCGCCATCTGCGAGCTGGCGCCGGACGATCCCGGCATGCAGGAGCTGACGGCGCTGGCCTTCCCCGGCTACTTCCGCCCGCGCACCGGCGAGCTGGGACGCTATATCGGCCTGCGCGAAGCGGGCCGGCTGATCGCCTTGAGCGGCGAACGCATGGACCTGGGGCGCTGGCGCGAGGTCAGCGCCGTCTGCACCCATCCCGCGCATACGGGGCAGGGCTATGCGCGCCTGCTGGTCAGCCATATCATGCAGGGCATGCTGGAACAGGGCGTCACGCCCATGCTGCATGTGGGCGCGGCCAACGTTCGTGCCCGTGCGCTGTACGAAAGCATGGGTTTTGCGCCAACCCGTGAACTGCGCCATGCGCAGCTGACTAAATAA
- a CDS encoding zinc ribbon domain-containing protein YjdM codes for MSTLPPCPQCHSEFTYEDGAQLVCPECAHEWSASAADAAESARVYRDASGNILQDGDTVTVIKDLKPKGSGGVIKQGTKVKNIRLVDSDHDIDCKIDGFGAMSLKSEFVRKV; via the coding sequence ATGAGTACCTTGCCGCCCTGCCCTCAATGCCATTCCGAATTCACCTATGAGGACGGCGCCCAGCTGGTCTGCCCGGAATGCGCCCACGAATGGTCGGCCAGCGCCGCCGATGCCGCGGAAAGCGCGCGCGTCTACCGCGACGCCTCCGGCAATATCCTGCAGGATGGGGATACTGTCACCGTTATCAAGGATCTCAAGCCAAAAGGCTCAGGCGGCGTGATCAAGCAAGGCACCAAGGTGAAGAATATCCGCCTGGTGGACAGCGATCACGATATCGACTGCAAGATCGACGGTTTCGGCGCCATGAGCCTGAAATCGGAATTCGTCAGGAAGGTTTAA
- a CDS encoding RNA polymerase sigma-70 factor → MQDTPPIPADTHVFAALRPRLFAIAYRMLGTRADAEDILQDAWLRWYGSDKSALQSSEAWLVTIVTRLSIDRLRAVKAERESYVGWWLPEPLVEELDENTPETAAEMASELSLAFMWVLERLSPEERAAFLLRQVFDHDYPEVAALIGKSEAACRQMVHRAGERVQQDRVRFAVPQEAHRSLLAKFMQAAGSGQRDAIKALLDENITLVGDGGGKVPSFHGRVGGTDFVADLYAGMLAKHDGQIVYRMAMVNGEPGFLRYVEGRLESAQSFVVDGERIVGIYAVRNPDKLAGLPQTI, encoded by the coding sequence ATGCAAGATACGCCACCCATCCCCGCCGACACCCATGTCTTCGCCGCATTGCGCCCACGGTTGTTCGCCATCGCCTACCGCATGCTCGGTACGCGCGCCGATGCCGAGGACATCCTGCAGGACGCCTGGCTGCGCTGGTATGGCAGCGACAAGAGCGCGCTGCAATCGTCCGAAGCCTGGCTGGTGACGATCGTGACCCGGCTCTCCATCGACCGCCTGCGCGCCGTCAAGGCCGAGCGCGAGTCCTATGTGGGCTGGTGGCTGCCCGAGCCGCTGGTCGAGGAACTGGATGAAAACACGCCGGAAACGGCGGCCGAGATGGCCAGCGAGCTGTCGCTGGCCTTCATGTGGGTGCTGGAGCGCCTGTCGCCCGAGGAGCGCGCCGCCTTCCTGCTGCGCCAGGTCTTCGACCATGACTATCCCGAGGTGGCGGCGCTGATCGGCAAGAGCGAAGCGGCCTGCCGCCAGATGGTGCACCGCGCCGGCGAGCGCGTGCAGCAGGACCGGGTGCGTTTCGCGGTGCCGCAGGAGGCCCACCGCAGCCTGCTCGCCAAATTCATGCAGGCGGCCGGCAGCGGCCAGCGCGATGCGATCAAGGCGCTGCTGGACGAGAATATCACGCTGGTGGGCGATGGCGGCGGCAAGGTGCCATCCTTCCACGGCAGGGTGGGCGGCACCGATTTCGTGGCCGACCTGTATGCCGGCATGCTGGCCAAGCACGATGGCCAGATCGTCTACCGCATGGCCATGGTCAATGGCGAGCCGGGTTTCCTGCGCTATGTGGAGGGCAGGCTGGAATCGGCCCAGAGCTTTGTGGTGGATGGCGAGCGCATTGTCGGCATCTACGCCGTGCGTAATCCGGACAAGCTGGCCGGCCTGCCGCAGACGATTTGA
- a CDS encoding pyridoxamine 5'-phosphate oxidase family protein: MDWSSNPHRITDLYALEALYGQPGQASIIKEVDYIHPHYRAFIEAAPFALLATAGPDGLDASPRGDPAGFVVVEDEKTLLLPDRRGNNRIDSLRNIVADPRVALLFMVPGVGETLRVNGRAAILTDPRLLERFAVDGKAPRSVLAVHVDAVFAQCSRAVIRSRLWKADALRDPASLPSLGTVLQALSRNAIDGAQYDRDLPGRLQTTLY; this comes from the coding sequence GTGGACTGGAGCAGCAACCCCCACCGCATCACCGATCTGTACGCGCTCGAAGCCTTGTACGGCCAGCCCGGCCAGGCTTCCATCATCAAGGAAGTCGATTACATCCATCCGCATTACCGCGCCTTTATCGAGGCCGCGCCGTTCGCCTTGCTGGCAACGGCCGGTCCGGACGGCCTGGATGCTTCGCCGCGCGGCGACCCCGCCGGTTTCGTGGTGGTGGAGGACGAAAAGACCTTGCTGCTGCCGGACCGGCGCGGCAATAACCGTATCGACAGCCTGCGCAATATCGTCGCCGACCCGCGCGTGGCCTTGCTGTTCATGGTGCCGGGCGTGGGCGAGACCCTGCGCGTGAATGGCCGCGCCGCGATCCTGACCGATCCACGGCTGCTGGAGCGTTTTGCGGTGGATGGCAAGGCGCCGCGTTCCGTGCTGGCGGTGCATGTGGATGCGGTATTCGCGCAGTGTTCGCGCGCCGTGATCCGCTCGCGCCTGTGGAAGGCCGATGCGCTGCGCGACCCGGCCAGCCTGCCCAGCCTGGGCACGGTGCTGCAGGCCTTGAGCCGGAACGCCATCGATGGCGCCCAGTACGACCGCGACTTGCCGGGCCGCCTGCAAACCACGCTGTACTAA
- the hemC gene encoding hydroxymethylbilane synthase yields the protein MWQAEHVRARLSLLYPQCSVEILGMTTRGDQILDRTLSKVGGKGLFVKELEVAMAEGRADLAVHSLKDVPMELPEGFALAAVLEREDPRDAFVSSDYASLDELPAGAIVGTSSLRRQSLIAARYPHLVIKPLRGNLDTRLAKLDRGDYAAIILAAAGLKRLGLERRIRAVLDPAASLPAAGQGAMAIEIAERNDGLDLLSLLAPLNHLPTAQAVAAERKVSKVFGGSCQVPLAAYATVTGADMHLRAMVATPDGKRMAAAEVRGAAADAEALGVAVSELLRQQDAVDILSVCLADAAASPDA from the coding sequence ATGTGGCAGGCCGAGCATGTCCGCGCGCGCTTGTCTTTATTATATCCGCAGTGCAGCGTCGAAATTCTGGGAATGACGACGCGCGGCGATCAAATTCTCGACCGCACCCTGTCCAAGGTCGGCGGCAAGGGGCTGTTCGTCAAGGAACTGGAGGTGGCGATGGCCGAAGGCCGCGCCGATCTGGCCGTGCATTCGCTCAAGGACGTGCCGATGGAGCTGCCTGAAGGTTTCGCCCTGGCCGCCGTGCTGGAACGCGAAGACCCGCGCGACGCCTTCGTCTCCAGCGATTACGCTTCGCTGGACGAGCTGCCGGCCGGCGCCATCGTCGGTACCAGCAGCCTGCGCCGCCAGTCGCTGATCGCGGCGCGCTACCCGCATCTGGTGATCAAGCCGCTGCGCGGCAATCTGGATACCCGCCTGGCGAAACTGGACCGCGGCGACTACGCCGCCATCATCCTGGCCGCGGCCGGCCTGAAACGCCTGGGCCTGGAGCGGCGCATCCGCGCCGTGCTGGACCCGGCCGCCAGCCTGCCCGCCGCAGGGCAGGGCGCCATGGCCATTGAAATCGCCGAGCGCAACGACGGCCTGGACCTGCTGTCCCTGCTGGCGCCATTGAACCACCTGCCGACCGCGCAGGCCGTGGCGGCCGAACGCAAGGTGTCCAAGGTCTTCGGCGGCAGCTGCCAGGTACCGCTGGCCGCCTACGCCACCGTGACCGGCGCCGACATGCATCTGCGCGCCATGGTCGCCACGCCGGACGGCAAGCGCATGGCCGCCGCCGAGGTGCGCGGCGCCGCCGCCGATGCCGAGGCGCTGGGCGTGGCCGTATCGGAACTGCTGCGCCAGCAGGATGCGGTCGACATCCTGTCGGTCTGCCTGGCCGATGCCGCCGCCAGTCCGGATGCCTGA
- the ppc gene encoding phosphoenolpyruvate carboxylase — protein MVKQASATDEQAGADKDAPLKEDIRLLGRLLGDVLREQEGEEVFAVVETIRQTAVRFRREADAGAAKELDGMLKILTKEQTISVVRAFSYFSHLANIAEDQHHIRRRRAHLLAGSMPQRGSIGHALCKLKEAGVGEDTVKGFFQDALIAPVLTAHPTEVQRKSILDAEHDIARLLAERDLPLTPKERAANQHMLRARVSTLWQTRMLRYSKLTVADEIENALSYYRITFLRELPALYDDIEADIAGQYGTPETPIDASYVQMGSWIGGDRDGNPNVNAGTMRHALERQATTIMDFYLDEAHALGAELSVSTLMVACSPALQTLADTSPDTSDHRSDEPYRRALIGIYARLASTARELGATNILRKEVGHAEPYASPAAFSADLQVLIDSLDANHGGALARPRLTTLKRAADIFGFHLASLDMRQSSDIHERVLAELFAKAGVQADYAALDEDAKVKLLLAELAQSRLLFSPYIEYSAETDSELTILRAAREIRQRYGARAIRNYIISHTETVSDLLEVLVLQQETGLLRRGADGESTLDLMVIPLFETIPDLQRAAGIMESVMALPLVKQLIAKQGQIQEVMLGYSDSNKDGGFLTSNWELYKAEVSLVDIFAKAGVKLRLFHGRGGTVGRGGGPSYEAILAQPKGTVNGQIRLTEQGEIIASKFSNAEIGRRNLELLVAATLEASLTPPASDEGQKTQLARFESVMAEISGLAYKAYRNLVYETPGFTDYFFAATPIAEIAELNLGSRPASRKSTKRIEDLRAIPWGFSWGQCRLLLPGWYGFGSAVGGWMAAGKREERLAQLRDMVQHWPFFATLLSNMDMVLAKTDLAIASRYAELVADKELRERIFKRITEEYALTLECLEAITGARERLAGNPLLARSITNRFPYLDPLNHLQVELIKRRRTLSAESDLADPRVHRGIHLSINGVAAGLRNTG, from the coding sequence ATGGTAAAACAAGCTAGTGCAACCGACGAACAAGCCGGCGCCGATAAAGACGCGCCATTGAAAGAAGATATCCGCCTGCTGGGCCGCCTGCTGGGCGACGTACTGCGGGAACAGGAAGGCGAAGAGGTGTTCGCCGTGGTCGAGACCATCCGCCAGACCGCCGTGCGCTTCCGCCGCGAAGCCGACGCCGGCGCCGCCAAGGAACTGGACGGCATGCTCAAGATCCTCACCAAGGAGCAGACCATTTCGGTGGTGCGCGCCTTCTCCTACTTCTCCCACCTGGCCAATATCGCTGAAGACCAGCACCACATCCGCCGCCGCCGCGCCCACCTGCTGGCCGGCTCCATGCCGCAGCGCGGCAGCATCGGCCATGCCCTGTGCAAGCTGAAGGAAGCCGGCGTGGGCGAAGACACCGTCAAGGGCTTCTTCCAGGACGCCCTGATTGCCCCGGTGCTGACGGCCCACCCCACCGAAGTGCAGCGCAAATCCATCCTCGACGCGGAACACGATATCGCCCGCCTGCTGGCCGAACGCGACCTGCCGCTGACGCCGAAGGAGCGCGCCGCCAACCAGCATATGCTGCGCGCCCGCGTGTCGACCCTGTGGCAGACCCGCATGCTGCGCTACTCCAAGCTGACCGTGGCCGACGAGATCGAGAACGCCCTGTCCTACTACCGCATCACCTTCCTGCGCGAACTGCCCGCCCTGTATGACGATATCGAAGCCGACATCGCCGGCCAGTACGGCACGCCCGAAACGCCGATCGATGCCTCCTATGTGCAGATGGGCAGCTGGATCGGCGGCGACCGCGACGGCAATCCGAACGTGAACGCCGGCACCATGCGCCATGCGCTGGAGCGCCAGGCCACCACCATCATGGACTTTTATCTGGACGAAGCCCACGCCCTGGGCGCCGAGCTGTCCGTCTCGACCCTGATGGTGGCCTGCAGCCCCGCGCTGCAAACGCTGGCCGACACCTCGCCCGACACCTCGGACCACCGTTCCGACGAGCCGTACCGCCGCGCCCTGATCGGCATCTACGCGCGCCTGGCCAGCACCGCGCGCGAACTGGGCGCCACCAATATCCTGCGCAAGGAAGTGGGCCACGCCGAGCCGTACGCCAGCCCGGCCGCCTTCTCGGCCGACCTGCAGGTGCTGATCGATTCGCTGGACGCCAACCACGGCGGCGCCCTGGCCCGCCCGCGCCTGACCACGCTGAAGCGCGCCGCCGACATCTTCGGCTTCCACCTCGCTTCGCTGGACATGCGCCAGAGTTCCGACATCCACGAGCGCGTGCTGGCCGAGCTGTTCGCCAAGGCCGGCGTGCAGGCCGACTACGCGGCGCTGGACGAGGATGCCAAGGTCAAGCTGCTGCTGGCCGAACTGGCGCAATCGCGCCTGCTGTTCTCGCCCTATATCGAGTACTCGGCCGAAACCGATTCCGAGCTGACCATCCTGCGCGCGGCGCGCGAAATCCGCCAGCGCTACGGCGCGCGCGCCATCCGCAACTACATCATCTCGCACACGGAAACCGTGTCCGACCTGCTGGAAGTGCTGGTGCTGCAGCAGGAAACCGGCCTGCTGCGCCGCGGCGCCGACGGCGAGAGCACGCTCGACCTGATGGTGATCCCGCTGTTCGAAACCATTCCCGACCTGCAGCGCGCGGCCGGCATCATGGAAAGCGTGATGGCCCTGCCGCTGGTGAAACAGCTGATCGCCAAGCAGGGCCAGATCCAGGAAGTGATGCTGGGCTATTCCGACTCCAACAAGGACGGCGGCTTCCTCACCTCCAACTGGGAGCTGTACAAGGCCGAAGTCAGCCTGGTCGACATCTTCGCCAAGGCCGGCGTCAAGCTGCGCCTGTTCCATGGCCGCGGCGGCACGGTCGGCCGCGGCGGCGGTCCAAGCTACGAAGCCATCCTGGCCCAGCCCAAGGGCACGGTGAACGGCCAGATCCGTCTGACGGAACAGGGCGAGATCATCGCCTCCAAGTTCTCCAACGCCGAAATCGGCCGCCGCAACCTGGAGCTGCTGGTGGCGGCCACGCTGGAAGCGAGCCTGACCCCGCCCGCTTCGGACGAGGGCCAGAAGACCCAGTTGGCGCGCTTCGAAAGCGTGATGGCCGAGATTTCCGGCCTGGCTTACAAGGCATACCGCAACCTGGTGTACGAGACCCCGGGCTTCACCGACTACTTCTTCGCCGCCACGCCGATCGCCGAAATCGCGGAACTGAACCTCGGTTCGCGCCCCGCCTCGCGCAAATCGACCAAGCGCATCGAAGACTTGCGCGCCATTCCCTGGGGCTTCTCCTGGGGCCAGTGCCGCCTGCTGCTGCCGGGCTGGTACGGCTTCGGCAGCGCCGTGGGCGGCTGGATGGCGGCGGGCAAACGCGAAGAACGCCTGGCCCAGCTGCGCGATATGGTGCAGCACTGGCCATTCTTCGCCACCCTGCTGTCGAATATGGACATGGTGCTGGCCAAGACCGACCTGGCAATCGCCTCGCGCTACGCCGAGCTGGTGGCGGACAAGGAACTGCGCGAGCGCATCTTCAAGCGCATCACCGAGGAATACGCGCTCACGCTGGAATGCCTGGAAGCGATCACCGGCGCGCGCGAGCGCCTGGCCGGCAATCCGCTGCTGGCGCGTTCCATCACCAACCGCTTCCCCTACCTCGATCCGCTCAACCACTTGCAGGTTGAATTGATCAAGCGCCGCCGCACCCTCAGCGCGGAATCGGATCTGGCGGATCCGCGCGTGCATCGCGGCATCCACCTGTCCATCAACGGCGTGGCCGCCGGCCTGCGCAATACCGGCTAA
- a CDS encoding carboxymuconolactone decarboxylase family protein codes for MSAKARIAYYQLAPKGFQNLLALSNGLRTELLGKRLVDLVLLRVSQINGCAYCIDMHWRDLIKMEVEPRHANAVAGWREAPFFTERERAALHWAELVTGIPRTDPSDAEFAQLQQHFSDEEIAELGFVIVTINAWNLLNVSFRNPIPLEG; via the coding sequence ATGAGCGCCAAAGCACGCATCGCATACTACCAACTGGCCCCGAAAGGCTTCCAGAACCTGCTGGCCCTGTCCAACGGCCTGCGCACCGAACTGCTGGGCAAGCGCCTGGTGGACCTGGTCCTGCTGCGCGTCTCGCAGATCAACGGCTGCGCCTACTGCATCGACATGCACTGGCGCGACCTGATCAAGATGGAAGTCGAGCCGCGCCACGCCAACGCCGTGGCCGGCTGGCGCGAGGCGCCGTTCTTCACCGAGCGCGAACGCGCCGCCCTGCATTGGGCCGAGCTGGTGACCGGCATCCCGCGCACCGACCCGAGCGACGCCGAATTCGCCCAGCTGCAGCAGCACTTCAGCGACGAGGAGATCGCCGAGCTGGGCTTCGTCATCGTCACCATCAACGCCTGGAACCTGCTCAACGTCAGCTTCCGCAACCCGATCCCGCTGGAAGGCTGA
- a CDS encoding uroporphyrinogen-III synthase: MPDAVIITRPLAQAQPLAERVAALGRPVEVLPLLEIAPLADAAPLQAALADLAAYAMVFFVSPNAIDAAFAHIPAWPAGVTLAVLGEGSRLALAAHGITPDKAHIVSSAEAEFSDSEHLLQTLDLAALRGKRVLIVRGESGRELMADGLRAAGVEVHFVAAYRRSVPRLDAALAARLRTLLARPNDWFITSSEALRGLLALVAEAEGDAGVAKMQQQHLIVPHARIAESAHSLGCHRVTLTGSGDERLLAALQ, encoded by the coding sequence ATGCCTGACGCCGTCATCATCACCCGCCCCCTGGCACAAGCGCAGCCGCTGGCTGAGCGCGTGGCGGCGCTCGGCCGTCCGGTCGAGGTGCTGCCGCTGCTGGAAATCGCGCCGCTGGCCGATGCCGCGCCGCTGCAGGCCGCGCTGGCCGACCTGGCCGCGTATGCCATGGTGTTTTTCGTGTCGCCCAACGCCATCGATGCCGCCTTCGCCCATATCCCGGCCTGGCCGGCCGGCGTGACCCTGGCCGTGCTGGGCGAGGGCAGCCGCCTGGCGCTGGCGGCCCATGGCATCACGCCGGACAAGGCGCATATCGTGAGTTCGGCCGAGGCCGAATTCAGCGATTCCGAACACCTGCTGCAAACCCTGGACCTGGCGGCCCTGCGCGGCAAGCGCGTGCTGATCGTGCGCGGCGAAAGCGGCCGCGAACTGATGGCCGATGGTTTGCGCGCCGCCGGCGTCGAGGTCCACTTCGTGGCGGCCTACCGCCGCAGCGTGCCGCGGCTCGACGCGGCGCTGGCGGCCCGCCTGCGCACGCTGCTGGCCCGGCCCAACGATTGGTTCATCACCAGCTCGGAAGCCCTGCGCGGCCTGCTGGCGCTGGTGGCCGAAGCCGAGGGCGATGCCGGTGTTGCAAAGATGCAACAACAACACTTGATCGTGCCCCATGCCCGGATTGCCGAGTCGGCCCATTCCCTGGGTTGCCACCGGGTCACGCTCACAGGATCAGGCGACGAGCGCTTGCTCGCCGCGTTACAATGA
- a CDS encoding uroporphyrinogen-III C-methyltransferase, whose product MNELPTLPDPAKQAADAAPQATVDAQATAAAGAPPLPPVPPPAAPTPAAGPSSTEIWQRRLAFAVLPLAILLAAQAWSSHKQIRGLREELARRLQKSDASNVETGQLVRSVQESTKELQIKAGLLEGRQLEAQSQQLALEQLYQDLSKNRDEWALAEIEQVLSTASQQLQLAGNVPGALIALQNADRSLSRSDKPQFITIRRAIAKDTEKLKALPSVDSVGLAVRLDNVIAQIDTLPMLSDEKPTLPAPPEKKVAAKPAKAHGKGGKPAAPEPVEEPSLLQKAQGVWGEWTGEMWTDVRQLIRVRSIETPDALMLSPTQAYFLRENLKLRLLNARMALLSRNEAAFRADLLAAQESLHKYFDTRAKQTQTVQALLRQVQGSNLSIEMPTLADSLNAVRNYKAKP is encoded by the coding sequence ATGAACGAATTGCCTACCTTACCCGATCCAGCCAAGCAGGCAGCCGACGCGGCGCCGCAAGCCACCGTGGATGCGCAAGCCACGGCCGCTGCCGGCGCTCCGCCGCTGCCGCCTGTACCACCGCCCGCCGCGCCAACGCCGGCGGCCGGCCCGTCCTCCACCGAAATCTGGCAGCGCCGCCTGGCGTTTGCCGTGCTGCCGCTGGCTATTCTGCTGGCCGCGCAAGCCTGGTCATCGCACAAGCAGATCCGCGGCCTGCGCGAAGAGCTGGCGCGCCGCCTGCAAAAAAGCGACGCCTCCAATGTGGAGACCGGCCAGCTGGTGCGCTCGGTGCAGGAATCGACCAAGGAATTGCAGATCAAGGCCGGCCTGCTGGAAGGCCGCCAGCTGGAAGCGCAAAGCCAGCAGCTGGCGCTGGAACAGCTTTACCAGGACCTGTCGAAGAACCGCGACGAGTGGGCGTTGGCCGAGATCGAGCAGGTGCTGTCCACCGCCAGCCAGCAGCTGCAGCTGGCCGGCAATGTGCCGGGCGCCCTGATCGCGCTGCAAAACGCCGACCGCAGCCTGTCGCGCTCCGACAAGCCGCAATTCATCACCATCCGCCGCGCCATCGCCAAGGACACGGAAAAGCTGAAGGCCCTGCCGAGCGTGGATTCGGTGGGCCTGGCCGTGCGCCTGGATAATGTGATCGCCCAGATCGACACCCTGCCCATGCTGTCGGACGAGAAGCCGACCCTGCCCGCGCCGCCGGAGAAGAAGGTAGCCGCCAAGCCGGCCAAAGCCCACGGCAAGGGCGGCAAGCCCGCCGCGCCGGAGCCGGTGGAGGAGCCGTCGCTGTTGCAAAAAGCCCAGGGTGTATGGGGCGAGTGGACCGGCGAGATGTGGACCGATGTGCGCCAGCTGATCCGCGTGCGCAGCATCGAAACGCCGGACGCGCTGATGCTGTCGCCGACCCAGGCCTACTTCCTGCGCGAGAACCTGAAACTGCGCCTGCTGAATGCGCGCATGGCCCTGCTGTCGCGCAACGAAGCGGCCTTCCGTGCCGACCTGCTGGCGGCGCAGGAATCGCTGCACAAGTATTTCGACACCCGCGCCAAGCAGACCCAGACCGTGCAAGCCTTGCTGCGCCAGGTCCAGGGCAGCAATCTGTCGATCGAAATGCCGACGCTGGCCGACAGCCTGAACGCCGTGCGCAATTACAAAGCGAAGCCATAA
- a CDS encoding head GIN domain-containing protein, producing the protein MRRLMILTALLCAGSAHAIEQNRNLAPFSAISSKGPFAINIEVGKKQSVTVSGDENYQSMVGTEVVNGELLLFYKGKHNNKSIHGETITITVPALQKYQQEGAGETTLRNLSGERVDLSYRGAGRLVAQGKVKLLRLKAQGVGEVDTKALLAENADVNFEGVGAVKIYASGTLNAVVRGMGSLNYYGNPKTLNKSVQGMGEVKAGD; encoded by the coding sequence ATGCGTCGTCTGATGATCCTCACCGCCCTGCTGTGCGCCGGTTCCGCGCACGCCATCGAGCAAAACCGCAATCTGGCGCCCTTCAGCGCCATCAGCAGCAAGGGTCCGTTTGCCATCAACATCGAAGTGGGCAAGAAGCAGTCCGTCACGGTGTCGGGCGACGAGAACTATCAGAGCATGGTGGGCACCGAAGTGGTGAACGGCGAACTGCTGCTCTTCTACAAGGGCAAGCACAATAACAAGAGCATCCATGGCGAGACCATCACCATCACCGTGCCGGCACTGCAGAAGTACCAGCAGGAAGGCGCGGGCGAAACCACGCTGCGCAATCTGAGCGGCGAGCGCGTGGACCTGAGCTACCGCGGCGCCGGCCGCCTGGTCGCCCAGGGCAAGGTCAAGCTGCTGCGCCTGAAAGCACAGGGCGTCGGCGAAGTGGATACCAAAGCCCTGCTGGCCGAAAACGCCGACGTGAATTTTGAAGGCGTCGGCGCCGTCAAAATCTACGCCAGCGGCACGCTGAACGCCGTGGTGCGCGGCATGGGCTCCTTGAACTACTACGGCAATCCCAAGACCTTGAACAAGTCCGTGCAGGGCATGGGCGAAGTCAAGGCCGGCGACTAA